TCTTTGGTTATCCTCGTAGCGATTGCTGGAATCATGATGAGTGTCTTGTTATTACTGAAAAATAAGCCAATTCTTCGAGGGAAGCAAATATCAATTCGTAATTTCTTTGTATTATTAATTGTTTATATGACGGTTGCAATGGGATTTGGCTGTATTTATATATCCTTACAGTTAATGGGAATTTCTGTATTGACTGAAGGAAATTATGAGGTTGGTGGATCATTTTTTCATTTACTGGAGGACGCAATGTATTTTAGTGTGGTCACAATTCTTTCGGTCGGTTATGGAGATATAACACCTTTAGGAATTGGTAGATGGGTGGCGATGCTTGAAGCGTTTTTTGGCTATTTGCTGCCGACAGCATTTGTTGTTTCAACTGTTATTCAATTAAAAGATAGAGTCAAAGCTAACTAGTTGTATAAATGGATAAGATTGGTTACCCTTAGAGGGAGAATTGTGAATTATGAATTATGAATTATGAATTGAGAAAGAACTGCTAGGAATGCTTCGAAGATTTCGTGAAAACATTCATAATTTACTATTTAAATGGAGGGGTAATTAAATGACATTGGAAATTGGCCAGTTGGCACCTGAGTTTTCGTGTGATGCTAGTAATGGTGAGAAGGTGAAATTATCAGATTTTCGAGGTAAGAATGTGGTTCTATATTTTTATCCGAAAGATATGACACCAGGATGTACGACGCAAGCGTGTGATTTTCGAGACTACCATCAAAATTTCGAGGAGGTGAATGCGGTAATCCTTGGAGTTAGTCCTGATCCCTTAGATCGTCATGACAAGTTCATTGAAAAGCACGGCTTACCATTTCTATTACTAGCTGACGTGGATCACCAGCTAGCCGAAGCTTATGATGTTTGGAAATTAAAGAAGAATTTTGGGAAAGAGTACATGGGAATTGAACGCTCTACCTTTATTATTGATGGTGAAGGAAAAATTGTAAAGGAATGGCGGAAAGTGAAAGTGAAAGATCACGTGACAGAAGCCTTGCAGTTTATTAAAGATAATCTTCAGTAAAATTTAATAAAAACATGACGTTTGTCTATACAGCAATTTTTCTTTGGAATAAAGATACATTACGTAAATGTTTTTCCCTACTCAAACAATCTTTGCGAGAATATACGTTATTCTCGCTCTTTTTTTATGATTTTATGGAGGTAGTTATAATGAAGGTAGTTTCTACTGCAAAACTAAAAACAGAGATTAAAGAAAGGTTGATTACTACATTTGAGCATATAAAGTTTTGTTTTTTTAAAAACATAAACGATGCGATCGATGATTTGGTAGATAGTGATATCCTAATAACCTACGGTGAGGATCTTACTGGAGAGATAATAGAAAAAATGAAGAACTTACAATGGATCATGGTTATTTCGGCAGGGGTGGACAGGTTGCCTTTTGAAGCAATCAAGGAGAAAAAAATTCTAGTGACTAATGCAAGAGGCATTCATAAAATACCAATGGCTGAATATACGATGGCGATGATTCTCCAGGTCGTGAAGCAAACAAGACGGTTATTAGAAAGTGAACAGAAACGGAATTGGGATCGTAGAATACAGATGACTGAATTACATGGAAAAACGTTAGGGATTTTAGGGGCGGGGGCTATTGGAAAGGAAATAGCAACTTTTGCAAAAGTTTTTCAGATGAAAACGGTGGGTCTTAATAGTAGTGGTAAGCCCGTGGAAAGCTTCGATCAGATGGTAACGATGAAGAACATTGATGAGCTTCTTTCCAAGAGTGATTTTGTTGTCTCGGTATTACCTAGTACGCCTCGAACAGATGGACTAATTGATAAGGGGTTCTTTGATAGAATGTTACCCCACGCTGTATTTATGAACATTGGTCGAGGAAAAACAGTTGTTGAAAAAGATTTGCTTGAAGCGTTACGTGAACAAAAAATTGCTCATGCGGTATTGGATGTATTTGAGCGCGAACCACTACCTAGTGATCATCCTTTTTGGAAAATGGATAATGTGACGGTCACCCCGCATATCTCAGGTATATCGCCACAATATCAGTTTAGGGCAATTGAGATATTTGAGAAAAACCTCCAAGCTTATCTAAAAGGAAGTGAAGATTTTTGTAATGTAATTGATGTAACTAAGGGATACTAGAATTGAATGAAACCTTGGTATAATAGTTTTTCATCATGTGTTTGTTGTTTACGTTGACAGATTTTGTAGGTGTATAATATACTAATTATAAATATTACAATGTAAGAATTCATATTTAAGGAGAGGTGTTGTTATATGGCACATCGTCTACAAGAAGCACTTGACTCTTTAAAAAGTACGAAAGTTCGTATGACACCTCAACGTCATGCCATATTAGAGTATTTGTATAATGCACATACTCACCCTACAGCGGATGAAATATATAAAGCTTTAGAAGGTAAGTTTCCTAATATGAGTGTAGCTACTGTTTACAATAACTTACGTGTTTTTAAAGATGTTGGCCTAGTAAAAGAATTAACATATGGTGACTCTTCAAGTAGGTTTGACTGCATTACGTCTGATCATTATCATGTGATTTGTGAGAACTGTGGAAAAATCGTAGACTTTCACTATCCAGGCTTAGATGAAGTAGAAACATTGGCAGAACATGTTACCGGTTTTAAAGTTAAAAGCCACCGTATGGAGATTTATGGTGTCTGTCCAGAATGCCAAAGAAAAGAACAACATTAAAAAAGAAGCGCCTTTAATATAGAAGGCACTTCTTTTTCTTTTCTTTTTAATTACTGTTTTCGATTATATTTTAGATCAAAATCTTTACCTTCAAGTTCTTTATCTAGAGTTAGTGGTTCGTTACAGTACATACAAGCATCAACTCTCCCTAACATCTTCGTTGGCTTCCCACAACTTGGGCAAATGACTTGGACAGTTTTTGTTGAAATCATCCCAACCCAAAAATAAACAATTGTACTTAAGATAATACAAAGAAAGCCAAGAACCATAAACAAGGTCATTAAAAATGGTGAGGCTTGAAAGAATATACCACCATACATAATAATAATTCCGATAAAAACAAGTGCTAGTGCGATCGTACGGAACTTATTGATTTTGCTACTATATTTAAATGCCAATGTACTGACCTCCGTAGTAAGTTTCTATAGTTATATACAATTATAAAGTATAGCATAAAGATTTAAATTACAATAACTAATAACGTTGATATTTTTCTATAGTAAAAAGCTCATAATTTTACATGAAGTAAATCTCGTGCTCTTGAAGGTATAAGGAAACGATTGTCGAACATGTATTTGTAGAATGGTTCGATTAGGAGGAAAATACTTGGAGCATTTATTAGAAGTCACAATACGCCAAACGATAAATGACGATAATACGGTAGGTTTGCTATATGTTGATAAAGAAACAAGTGATGATACTGAATTGGATGCTGTTTTAATTAGAATTGTAAAGACACCAGAGCATGATACTCTTTTGCATTACAACAATGCAACAAAATCTGTTGAATATAGAATCGTTGAATTGGAGCGTATCTCACGTATCTTGGTCAATGGACAGGACCGCCGTTTAGTTGAGTGGTTGATTAATGGGAAAATTGTTTCTGAGAAAGAAGAATCTATCTCTACTCTTAGAAAAGAAATCCTTGATAAAAATAAAAGATATAAGATAGCAGTTGAGTTTTCTCGGTTAGTTCGAAAATATACAGAAGCGAAACGTCTGTTTGACAAAGGTCATTTTTTAGATGCTTTTAATTCA
The Anaerobacillus alkaliphilus DNA segment above includes these coding regions:
- a CDS encoding D-2-hydroxyacid dehydrogenase; its protein translation is MKVVSTAKLKTEIKERLITTFEHIKFCFFKNINDAIDDLVDSDILITYGEDLTGEIIEKMKNLQWIMVISAGVDRLPFEAIKEKKILVTNARGIHKIPMAEYTMAMILQVVKQTRRLLESEQKRNWDRRIQMTELHGKTLGILGAGAIGKEIATFAKVFQMKTVGLNSSGKPVESFDQMVTMKNIDELLSKSDFVVSVLPSTPRTDGLIDKGFFDRMLPHAVFMNIGRGKTVVEKDLLEALREQKIAHAVLDVFEREPLPSDHPFWKMDNVTVTPHISGISPQYQFRAIEIFEKNLQAYLKGSEDFCNVIDVTKGY
- a CDS encoding YgzB family protein, whose translation is MAFKYSSKINKFRTIALALVFIGIIIMYGGIFFQASPFLMTLFMVLGFLCIILSTIVYFWVGMISTKTVQVICPSCGKPTKMLGRVDACMYCNEPLTLDKELEGKDFDLKYNRKQ
- a CDS encoding nucleotidyltransferase-like protein, with the translated sequence MEHLLEVTIRQTINDDNTVGLLYVDKETSDDTELDAVLIRIVKTPEHDTLLHYNNATKSVEYRIVELERISRILVNGQDRRLVEWLINGKIVSEKEESISTLRKEILDKNKRYKIAVEFSRLVRKYTEAKRLFDKGHFLDAFNSILYSLHHLARISVIEHGIYPEVTVWQQVKKLEPEIYKLYDEMVTGEESIEKRIDLLLIALHFAITSKTKTGSSHLIEVMKESDRPWSIEALSGHHSLKEYGDDLVVLLEYLVQKGIIDFVKYETELEGVYFRHYYIK
- a CDS encoding potassium channel family protein, translated to MENFILSLVILVAIAGIMMSVLLLLKNKPILRGKQISIRNFFVLLIVYMTVAMGFGCIYISLQLMGISVLTEGNYEVGGSFFHLLEDAMYFSVVTILSVGYGDITPLGIGRWVAMLEAFFGYLLPTAFVVSTVIQLKDRVKAN
- the bcp gene encoding thioredoxin-dependent thiol peroxidase, whose translation is MTLEIGQLAPEFSCDASNGEKVKLSDFRGKNVVLYFYPKDMTPGCTTQACDFRDYHQNFEEVNAVILGVSPDPLDRHDKFIEKHGLPFLLLADVDHQLAEAYDVWKLKKNFGKEYMGIERSTFIIDGEGKIVKEWRKVKVKDHVTEALQFIKDNLQ
- the perR gene encoding peroxide-responsive transcriptional repressor PerR, with the translated sequence MAHRLQEALDSLKSTKVRMTPQRHAILEYLYNAHTHPTADEIYKALEGKFPNMSVATVYNNLRVFKDVGLVKELTYGDSSSRFDCITSDHYHVICENCGKIVDFHYPGLDEVETLAEHVTGFKVKSHRMEIYGVCPECQRKEQH